The following proteins are encoded in a genomic region of Rhodoferax aquaticus:
- a CDS encoding D-arabinono-1,4-lactone oxidase — MTSRRDYLRGVVAGGLAISARGLVASQPAATESNASNTGEAPRWRNWSGIEQCQPQGWKVPADVGEVASLLRTSPGPIRCVGAGHSFSAVVPTGGTLLSLDRLSGLRSVTANSAVLGAGTRLQQVSRLLDAKGLGLHNLPDIDSQTLAGAMATGTHGTGAQFGALHSDLLSLTLVTPTGRVVQCSRTQEPDIFAAAQVSVGTLGVVTEVEMRVRPRYHLARKVWLDTTEALLEQAPALAKKHRQFEMYLLPFTGFGAAITHDEAPLGTVNHPPAGDEDVLQDLKKLRDWLGRWPSLRRWAAQQAIDKNQVEEATDVSWRLLSTQRPTRFNETECHVPQQNGVACLKEILAALEQRNDVFFPIEFRFTKGDDAWLSPFYQRDSCSIAAHALQGEPYDYLLSTLGPIYRRHGGRPHWGKLHDRSATELAAAYPRWKDFAQVRKALDPQGRMLTPYMAKLLGETRNA, encoded by the coding sequence ATGACAAGTCGGCGCGACTATTTGCGCGGTGTGGTGGCGGGGGGCTTGGCCATCTCTGCACGCGGACTGGTGGCGAGCCAACCCGCGGCAACCGAATCCAACGCCAGCAACACCGGTGAAGCGCCACGTTGGCGCAACTGGAGTGGCATTGAGCAATGCCAACCCCAAGGCTGGAAGGTGCCTGCCGATGTGGGCGAGGTGGCTAGCTTGCTGCGCACCAGCCCTGGGCCCATACGCTGTGTGGGGGCAGGGCATTCGTTCTCCGCCGTGGTGCCCACGGGGGGCACGCTGCTGTCTTTGGATAGGCTCAGTGGCTTGCGCTCTGTGACTGCCAACAGCGCGGTATTGGGCGCCGGTACGCGCTTGCAACAGGTGTCGCGCCTGCTAGATGCCAAGGGCTTGGGTCTGCATAACCTGCCAGACATTGACTCCCAAACCTTGGCCGGTGCCATGGCCACCGGCACGCACGGCACCGGGGCTCAGTTTGGCGCTTTGCACAGTGACTTGCTCAGCCTTACCTTGGTCACGCCTACAGGACGCGTGGTGCAGTGCTCGCGCACCCAAGAGCCCGACATCTTTGCGGCGGCCCAAGTGTCGGTGGGCACTCTGGGCGTGGTGACTGAGGTCGAGATGCGTGTGCGACCACGCTACCACCTGGCCCGCAAAGTGTGGTTAGACACCACGGAAGCCTTGCTGGAACAAGCGCCTGCGCTGGCCAAAAAACACCGGCAGTTCGAAATGTATTTGCTGCCTTTCACGGGTTTTGGTGCCGCCATCACCCACGATGAGGCACCGCTGGGCACCGTGAACCATCCCCCTGCGGGTGATGAAGATGTGCTGCAAGACTTGAAAAAACTGCGCGACTGGTTAGGCCGTTGGCCGTCGCTGCGGCGCTGGGCGGCGCAGCAGGCAATCGACAAGAACCAGGTGGAAGAAGCTACCGATGTGTCTTGGCGGCTCTTGTCTACCCAGCGCCCCACGCGCTTCAATGAAACCGAATGCCATGTGCCGCAGCAAAACGGGGTGGCCTGTTTGAAAGAAATACTGGCCGCGCTAGAGCAGCGCAACGATGTGTTCTTCCCCATTGAGTTTCGCTTCACCAAGGGGGATGACGCTTGGCTCAGTCCCTTCTACCAGCGCGACAGCTGCTCCATTGCGGCCCATGCGCTGCAAGGCGAACCTTACGACTACCTGCTTAGCACCTTGGGCCCGATCTACCGCCGCCATGGCGGGCGTCCGCACTGGGGGAAGTTGCATGACCGTAGCGCCACCGAGCTGGCAGCCGCCTATCCGCGCTGGAAAGATTTTGCGCAAGTGCGCAAAGCCTTAGACCCACAAGGGCGCATGTTGACGCCCTACATGGCAAAACTTTTGGGAGAAACACGCAATGCCTAG
- a CDS encoding alanine racemase — translation MPSWTRRHWLATSTAVVAGAGLVLRPSDEGGTHDAYFAKLQRAMQAGPAMPTLVVDSQRFRANLTKVASTVSPGLALRVVVKSLPSLELVKEALTAWMTHKVMVFNAPQLLSIAQAMPQADVLLGKPFPVSAAKWVLEKTAGTSFNAARQVQWLIDTPARAAQYKELAQAMNLPLRLNLEIDVGLHRGGLESDPALVDVLKVIQSHPGLQFSGMMGYDAHVAAIPDLPGLRRKAMDHAQAAYAARVAAARTHLGAAWPSAGLTFNTGGSLTYHLHDSTHAANEVSVGSATVKPLDFEKPSTAELQAASFIATPVLKAMGAFRLPVGVEAISDAAAWWDRNQSQAFAIHGGHWLAQAVSPPGVQASSLYGASSNQQVMVASKTVSLQPDDWVMFRPRQSEAVFLQFGAIAVFDGERISARWPVFEASA, via the coding sequence ATGCCTAGTTGGACACGTAGACACTGGTTGGCAACAAGCACTGCAGTGGTCGCTGGTGCGGGGCTGGTGTTGCGCCCATCGGATGAAGGCGGCACGCATGACGCGTACTTTGCCAAACTCCAACGCGCTATGCAGGCGGGGCCCGCCATGCCAACCCTGGTGGTAGACAGCCAGCGCTTTCGCGCCAATTTGACTAAGGTGGCCAGTACCGTCAGCCCCGGTCTCGCGCTGCGGGTGGTGGTGAAGTCATTGCCCAGCCTAGAACTGGTGAAAGAAGCCTTGACCGCGTGGATGACCCACAAGGTGATGGTCTTTAACGCGCCCCAGTTGCTCAGCATCGCGCAGGCCATGCCGCAGGCGGACGTATTGCTGGGCAAGCCCTTTCCGGTTTCAGCGGCCAAGTGGGTGCTGGAAAAAACAGCAGGCACCAGCTTTAACGCGGCGCGCCAGGTGCAATGGTTGATAGACACCCCCGCGCGTGCTGCACAGTACAAAGAACTGGCCCAGGCCATGAACTTGCCTCTGCGCCTGAACCTAGAGATCGACGTGGGCTTGCACCGTGGCGGCCTGGAGTCAGACCCAGCGCTGGTAGACGTGCTCAAAGTGATTCAGTCCCACCCCGGCTTGCAGTTCAGCGGCATGATGGGTTACGACGCGCATGTGGCCGCCATCCCGGACTTGCCGGGCCTGCGCCGCAAAGCCATGGACCATGCCCAGGCAGCCTATGCCGCGCGGGTGGCGGCTGCACGTACCCATTTGGGGGCCGCCTGGCCCAGCGCAGGACTCACGTTTAACACCGGTGGCTCGCTTACCTACCATTTGCATGACAGTACGCATGCGGCCAATGAGGTGTCCGTAGGGTCTGCCACCGTCAAACCACTGGACTTCGAGAAGCCGTCCACGGCAGAGTTGCAGGCGGCATCGTTTATTGCCACGCCTGTGCTCAAAGCCATGGGGGCTTTTCGTTTGCCCGTGGGGGTGGAAGCGATCAGCGATGCAGCCGCATGGTGGGACCGCAACCAGTCCCAAGCCTTTGCCATCCACGGCGGCCATTGGTTGGCCCAAGCGGTGTCGCCACCGGGTGTGCAGGCCAGTAGTTTGTATGGCGCGTCGAGCAACCAGCAAGTGATGGTGGCCTCCAAGACCGTAAGTCTGCAGCCTGATGACTGGGTGATGTTCAGGCCGCGCCAAAGCGAGGCCGTGTTCTTGCAATTTGGCGCGATTGCGGTGTTTGACGGCGAGCGCATCAGCGCGCGTTGGCCTGTGTTTGAAGCGTCAGCCTAG
- a CDS encoding PAS domain-containing sensor histidine kinase: protein MARLLPTPVTRWLLAALGGAHDDRFARVFHASPDWIVITRLSDSMVLDANHGFEQISGYQASEAIGKPIADLNIWHIPEQRARIVAELMQHGTVRNALAVARRRDGQLRDFMLSATLWSMDGTAPSHAVWIARDVTEVNAAAAALKESEARFIGLFDHAPLPMCYAVSSVGFTGTQWNQAWFDSFGFDPKSDQGKSGLELNIWVNPEDRRRVLEIAQLNRTHGDIDAMMRRKDGTQRLFTVSTRVFAEPDKTLLVSIYIDITEQRSTQLQIEALNSQLEARVTLRTAQLQTANRELSDTLGSLQLAKDQLVQSEKLAALGSLVAGVAHELNTPIGNGLTVASSLEFRAQEFAQLVETGLRRSDLHKFVEDTRLAAEIVARNLERAGQLVTSFKQVAVDQTSAQARLFSLHAVASEILLTLSAVIRKSGVQVTVDIPSSIMMRSYPGPLGQVLTNLINNALLHAFTAGEPGSMSLVASVNDKDMVTLRVSDTGKGIAPDNLNRIFEPFFTTKLGQGGSGLGLHIVHNIVGGALGGQIAVASTQGLGTTFTLTLPLVAPGVEGEVQLPA, encoded by the coding sequence TTGGCACGTTTGCTCCCCACCCCCGTCACGCGCTGGCTTCTGGCCGCGCTGGGCGGCGCGCACGACGACCGCTTTGCCCGCGTCTTCCACGCCAGCCCGGACTGGATTGTCATCACGCGTTTGAGCGACAGCATGGTCTTGGACGCAAACCATGGCTTTGAACAGATCAGTGGCTACCAAGCGTCTGAAGCCATAGGCAAGCCCATTGCAGACCTCAATATCTGGCACATCCCCGAGCAACGGGCCCGCATCGTGGCCGAACTGATGCAGCACGGTACCGTGAGAAATGCACTGGCCGTAGCACGGCGACGCGATGGCCAGCTGCGCGACTTCATGCTGAGTGCGACTCTATGGAGCATGGATGGCACAGCCCCCTCGCATGCCGTTTGGATTGCACGCGATGTCACCGAAGTCAATGCAGCGGCTGCCGCCTTGAAGGAGAGTGAAGCGCGCTTCATTGGCCTCTTTGACCATGCGCCACTGCCCATGTGCTACGCCGTAAGCAGTGTGGGCTTTACCGGCACACAGTGGAATCAAGCGTGGTTTGATAGCTTTGGCTTTGACCCCAAGTCCGACCAAGGCAAATCCGGCTTAGAACTCAATATCTGGGTCAACCCTGAAGACCGGCGCAGAGTCTTAGAGATTGCCCAACTCAACCGCACCCACGGCGACATCGACGCCATGATGCGTCGCAAAGACGGCACGCAACGCCTCTTCACGGTGTCAACCCGCGTGTTTGCTGAACCCGACAAGACACTGCTGGTCTCCATCTACATCGACATCACCGAGCAACGGTCTACCCAGTTGCAGATTGAGGCCTTGAACTCCCAGTTAGAGGCCCGCGTCACCTTGCGTACCGCCCAGCTACAAACTGCCAACCGCGAGCTGTCCGACACATTGGGTTCTTTGCAGTTGGCCAAAGACCAGTTGGTGCAATCCGAGAAGCTAGCCGCACTGGGCTCCCTGGTGGCAGGGGTTGCCCATGAGCTCAACACCCCCATTGGCAATGGGCTCACCGTGGCGAGTTCACTCGAATTCCGGGCCCAAGAGTTCGCTCAGCTCGTGGAAACGGGCCTGCGACGCTCTGACTTGCACAAGTTTGTCGAAGACACCCGTCTGGCCGCCGAAATTGTGGCCCGCAATTTGGAGCGGGCGGGGCAGTTGGTCACCAGCTTCAAGCAAGTGGCGGTGGACCAAACCAGCGCACAAGCGCGCTTGTTTTCGCTGCACGCCGTGGCGTCTGAAATTTTGCTCACGCTCAGTGCGGTCATTCGCAAGTCTGGGGTGCAAGTCACGGTAGACATTCCATCGAGCATCATGATGCGCAGCTACCCAGGCCCGCTGGGTCAGGTGCTCACCAACCTGATCAACAACGCGCTGCTGCATGCGTTCACGGCGGGTGAACCCGGCAGCATGTCACTGGTGGCCAGCGTCAATGACAAAGACATGGTCACGCTGCGGGTGAGCGATACCGGCAAAGGCATAGCGCCCGACAACCTGAACCGCATTTTTGAGCCCTTTTTCACGACCAAGCTGGGGCAAGGTGGCTCCGGTTTGGGCTTGCACATCGTGCACAACATTGTGGGGGGTGCGTTAGGCGGTCAGATCGCCGTTGCCAGCACGCAAGGGCTGGGCACCACCTTCACCCTCACCCTGCCGCTGGTCGCGCCCGGTGTTGAGGGTGAGGTGCAGCTGCCCGCCTAG
- a CDS encoding sensor histidine kinase, which translates to MSHSSSYSHDPSPVEPRAGRTKQALLRGFHAYASWLVGLSWLRFFVLSVLVLVLVNLLQELPPFSWRWGADASHTANVSKGVTLSAEPAQSTAGTAPASTDKENVEIVIGDNGVQVQKRAGAANGTQVAIDEAGVRITAPASPAMERLGANALENFEMRTRKGASVGDALLNLAWLLVVASIIVKITYKGRIQAEAAAAAATEVAETESLKRQVTEARLAAMQAQVEPHFLFNTLASIEHLIETDAPRAARMQRSLIQFLREAMPTLREANAQAERDLGRELAVVLPYLEILRMRMDDRLQTEVNVPEGLHSAMFPPMMLQSLVENAIRHGLEPKAEGGLLRISAEVSNGQLRVAVTDTGLGFAAAATPGTGVGLANIRERLQLLYGKQAELRITEPTGGGACVTICVPYQVRQG; encoded by the coding sequence ATGTCCCATTCTTCTTCATATTCCCACGACCCATCCCCAGTGGAGCCGCGCGCAGGGCGCACCAAGCAAGCGCTGTTGCGGGGTTTTCATGCTTATGCCAGTTGGCTCGTGGGTCTTAGTTGGCTGCGCTTTTTTGTGCTGTCCGTGTTGGTGCTTGTCTTGGTGAACCTACTCCAAGAGTTGCCCCCGTTCAGCTGGCGTTGGGGGGCGGACGCAAGCCATACGGCCAACGTGTCCAAAGGCGTCACGCTCTCGGCAGAGCCTGCGCAAAGCACCGCAGGCACAGCGCCAGCGTCGACAGACAAAGAGAACGTCGAGATTGTGATTGGTGACAACGGCGTGCAAGTGCAAAAGAGGGCCGGTGCAGCCAACGGCACGCAGGTGGCCATTGATGAAGCAGGGGTGCGCATCACCGCTCCGGCAAGCCCCGCCATGGAGCGCTTGGGTGCCAATGCCTTGGAAAACTTTGAGATGCGTACGCGAAAGGGCGCAAGTGTGGGGGACGCCTTGCTCAATCTTGCGTGGCTGTTGGTGGTGGCCTCCATCATCGTCAAGATCACGTACAAAGGGCGCATTCAAGCCGAAGCTGCAGCCGCTGCGGCGACCGAGGTGGCCGAAACCGAGTCCCTCAAGCGCCAAGTCACAGAAGCCCGACTGGCGGCCATGCAAGCGCAGGTAGAGCCCCATTTTTTGTTCAACACCCTGGCCAGTATTGAGCACCTGATAGAAACCGATGCACCCCGCGCTGCGCGCATGCAGCGCAGCCTGATCCAGTTTTTGCGCGAAGCCATGCCCACGCTGCGCGAGGCCAATGCACAAGCCGAGCGCGACCTGGGCCGTGAGCTGGCGGTGGTCTTGCCTTATTTGGAAATTTTGCGCATGCGCATGGACGATCGTTTGCAAACCGAAGTAAACGTGCCCGAAGGCCTTCACTCCGCCATGTTTCCACCCATGATGTTGCAAAGCCTGGTGGAGAACGCGATTCGCCATGGCTTGGAGCCCAAGGCTGAAGGCGGCTTGCTGCGCATTTCTGCCGAGGTGAGCAACGGCCAATTGCGGGTGGCGGTCACTGACACGGGCTTGGGCTTTGCCGCTGCGGCGACCCCTGGGACTGGCGTAGGTTTGGCCAATATCCGCGAGCGCTTGCAGTTACTGTACGGCAAGCAAGCCGAGCTGCGCATCACCGAGCCCACGGGTGGTGGTGCCTGTGTCACGATTTGCGTGCCGTACCAAGTGCGCCAAGGCTGA
- a CDS encoding LytR/AlgR family response regulator transcription factor, which produces MSTWRVIVADDERLMREQLCQRLQEVAPHLQIVAQARNGREAVELTQQHQPDVVFLDIRMPLMSGIEAAQAIAQLPTWDEAGAQGQWPGCEIVFVTAYDQYAVAAFEQGVVDYVLKPAERERLALTMDRLQARLQQRHSESDANAADSTLPLHTPHMQRLLQQLSQQLTKPAPAPLQWIQASVGSSIQMIDVDDVLFFISDDKYTRVQTATQQALIRTPIKELLATVDLQKFWQIHRSTLVNTRAIAGVSRDHRGRQRVSVRGSTETLEVSRSFAGLFKGM; this is translated from the coding sequence ATGAGTACTTGGCGGGTGATCGTGGCCGATGACGAGCGGCTGATGCGGGAGCAGCTGTGCCAACGCTTGCAAGAAGTGGCCCCGCACCTTCAGATCGTTGCGCAAGCCCGCAATGGGCGCGAAGCGGTGGAGCTGACGCAGCAGCACCAGCCGGATGTGGTGTTTTTGGACATTCGCATGCCGCTGATGTCTGGCATAGAGGCTGCGCAAGCCATCGCTCAGTTGCCCACGTGGGATGAAGCAGGGGCACAAGGGCAATGGCCGGGCTGCGAGATTGTGTTCGTGACCGCCTACGACCAGTACGCGGTGGCAGCGTTTGAGCAGGGCGTGGTGGACTATGTGCTCAAACCTGCCGAGCGCGAGCGCTTGGCCCTGACCATGGACCGTTTGCAGGCGCGCTTGCAGCAACGCCATTCTGAGTCTGACGCCAATGCTGCGGACAGCACCTTGCCCTTGCACACACCGCATATGCAGCGTTTGCTGCAGCAACTGAGCCAACAACTCACCAAGCCAGCACCTGCGCCTTTGCAGTGGATTCAAGCCAGCGTGGGCAGCAGCATCCAGATGATTGATGTGGACGACGTGCTGTTTTTTATCTCGGATGACAAGTACACGCGCGTGCAAACCGCCACCCAGCAAGCCTTGATTCGCACCCCCATCAAAGAGCTCTTGGCCACGGTCGACCTGCAAAAGTTCTGGCAAATCCACCGCAGCACCTTGGTCAACACGCGGGCCATTGCCGGCGTGAGCCGTGACCACCGAGGCCGCCAACGGGTCAGCGTGCGGGGCAGCACGGAGACTCTGGAGGTGAGCCGCAGCTTTGCGGGCTTGTTTAAGGGGATGTAG
- a CDS encoding S-(hydroxymethyl)glutathione dehydrogenase/class III alcohol dehydrogenase, giving the protein MQTRAAVAWKAGQPLTIETVDLQGPKFGEVLVEIKATGICHTDYYTLSGADPEGIFPAILGHEGAGIVVEVGPGVTSLKKGDHVIPLYTPECRQCKFCLSRKTNLCQLIRGTQGKGLMPDATSRFSLNGDPIFHYMGTSTFSNYTVAPEISLAKIRNDAPFDKVCYIGCGVTTGIGAVIFTAKVEAGANAVVFGLGGIGLNVIQGLKMVGADKIIGVDLNPAREAMARSFGMTHFLNPKDIEAAGGNIVDAIVQLTDGGADYSFECIGNTKVMRQALECTHKGWGRSIIIGVAEAGAEISTRPFQLVTGRKWEGSAFGGARGRTDVPKIVDWYMEGKINIDSLITHTMPLEDINKGFDLMKRGESIRGVVIY; this is encoded by the coding sequence ATGCAAACACGTGCCGCCGTCGCCTGGAAAGCAGGCCAGCCCCTCACCATTGAAACCGTGGATCTGCAAGGCCCCAAGTTCGGCGAAGTGCTCGTCGAAATCAAGGCTACCGGCATCTGCCACACCGACTACTACACCCTGAGTGGTGCCGACCCTGAAGGCATTTTCCCCGCCATTCTGGGCCACGAAGGCGCCGGCATTGTGGTGGAAGTGGGGCCGGGCGTGACCAGCCTCAAAAAGGGTGACCACGTCATTCCGCTCTACACCCCCGAGTGCCGCCAGTGCAAGTTTTGCCTGTCCCGCAAAACCAATCTGTGCCAATTGATTCGCGGCACCCAGGGCAAAGGCCTGATGCCCGATGCCACCAGCCGCTTCAGCCTGAATGGCGACCCCATCTTTCACTACATGGGCACATCGACGTTTAGCAACTACACCGTGGCACCTGAAATCAGCCTGGCCAAGATCCGGAATGACGCACCCTTTGACAAGGTTTGCTACATCGGCTGCGGTGTGACCACCGGCATAGGCGCGGTGATCTTTACCGCCAAAGTGGAAGCCGGCGCGAATGCGGTGGTGTTCGGCTTGGGCGGCATCGGCCTGAACGTGATCCAGGGCTTGAAGATGGTGGGTGCGGACAAAATCATCGGTGTGGACTTGAACCCCGCGCGCGAAGCCATGGCCCGCAGCTTTGGCATGACCCACTTCCTGAACCCCAAGGACATTGAAGCTGCTGGCGGCAACATCGTGGACGCGATTGTGCAGCTCACCGATGGCGGCGCGGACTACAGCTTCGAGTGCATCGGCAACACCAAGGTCATGCGCCAAGCGCTGGAGTGCACGCACAAGGGCTGGGGCCGCAGCATCATCATTGGCGTGGCCGAAGCCGGAGCAGAAATTTCAACCCGCCCCTTCCAGCTGGTCACCGGCCGCAAGTGGGAAGGTTCGGCCTTTGGCGGCGCACGCGGCCGCACCGATGTGCCCAAGATCGTGGACTGGTACATGGAAGGCAAGATCAACATCGACAGCCTGATCACCCACACCATGCCTCTGGAAGACATCAACAAGGGCTTCGACCTGATGAAGCGCGGTGAGTCGATTCGCGGCGTTGTCATTTATTGA
- the fghA gene encoding S-formylglutathione hydrolase — MQTTQFELLSEHACFGGVQRFYKHFSSEIGLPMRFGVFLPPSAAQGPVPAVVFLAGLTCTEETFAFKAGAQRVAAALGLALITPDTSPRGAGLVGEADHWDFGVGAGFYLDATQSPWSGHWCMESYLVHELLPHIAQDLPVDAARMGISGHSMGGHGALTLAQRHPGVFKTLSALAPICAPSQCPWGKKAFTGYFGQDESLWSAHDASALMAAQTSAPYPGGILVDQGLADKFLEEQLHPHLLEAACAKVGQPLTLRRHAGYDHGYYFISTFMEDHLRHHAQGLNVQRFVKQD; from the coding sequence ATGCAAACTACCCAATTTGAATTGCTGAGCGAGCATGCCTGTTTTGGCGGCGTGCAGCGCTTTTACAAACACTTCTCATCTGAAATCGGCTTGCCCATGCGGTTTGGCGTTTTTCTGCCGCCCAGCGCGGCCCAGGGCCCGGTACCTGCAGTCGTCTTTTTGGCGGGGTTGACCTGCACGGAAGAAACCTTTGCCTTTAAAGCAGGGGCGCAGCGGGTGGCCGCTGCGTTGGGCTTGGCATTGATCACCCCGGACACCAGCCCGCGTGGCGCAGGCTTGGTGGGCGAGGCAGACCACTGGGACTTCGGCGTGGGTGCAGGTTTTTACCTAGATGCCACGCAAAGCCCATGGAGTGGTCACTGGTGCATGGAGAGCTACCTGGTCCATGAGCTGTTGCCGCACATTGCACAAGACTTGCCGGTGGACGCCGCGCGCATGGGCATTTCTGGGCATTCCATGGGCGGCCACGGGGCGCTCACTTTGGCACAGCGTCACCCTGGGGTGTTCAAAACCCTGTCTGCCTTGGCCCCCATCTGTGCGCCTAGCCAATGCCCATGGGGCAAGAAAGCGTTCACGGGCTACTTTGGCCAAGACGAAAGCCTGTGGAGCGCACACGACGCCAGTGCGCTCATGGCGGCCCAAACCAGCGCACCCTACCCGGGTGGCATTTTGGTGGACCAAGGCTTGGCCGACAAATTCTTGGAAGAACAGTTGCACCCTCATCTGTTGGAGGCTGCCTGTGCCAAGGTGGGACAGCCGCTCACCTTGCGCCGCCATGCAGGCTATGACCATGGCTACTACTTCATCAGTACCTTTATGGAAGACCACTTGCGCCACCATGCCCAAGGCTTGAATGTGCAACGGTTTGTAAAACAGGACTGA
- a CDS encoding Bug family tripartite tricarboxylate transporter substrate binding protein, producing the protein MKQPQRRHVLGAVAASVLSSALPAWSQSAANKAKPAPKLASKLRIVIPANVGGGWDQTGRALGTAMVSSGVVDEVEYENKGGKGGTLGLAYYAEKYNNDPNTLLMGGVVMVGAVALQKPAVDMSSIHGLARLTSDYEVLVVAGNSPIKTIADLAAQMKAGLKNVPIAGGSAGGVDHMFAGVLARAVGANPEELNYLPFAGGTEVVSAVLSGKAMVGISGFSEFSAQLAGGQLRAIGVSSRKSMFGIPSIRDQGVQVEMANWRGVFTGAGVAAARRDEMVEAVRRAAANDGWKSTLKQNKWDASWLSGADLNSFIDFDLTTARVMVHLLKLKA; encoded by the coding sequence ATGAAACAACCCCAACGTCGCCATGTCTTAGGCGCAGTTGCCGCCTCGGTGCTGAGCAGCGCACTGCCTGCTTGGAGCCAAAGTGCTGCCAACAAAGCCAAACCCGCTCCGAAGCTCGCTTCTAAGTTGCGCATTGTGATTCCGGCCAATGTTGGCGGTGGCTGGGACCAAACCGGCCGCGCCTTGGGCACTGCCATGGTGTCCTCGGGCGTGGTGGACGAGGTGGAGTATGAAAACAAGGGCGGCAAAGGCGGCACGCTTGGCCTGGCCTATTACGCAGAAAAATACAACAACGATCCCAACACCCTGCTGATGGGGGGTGTTGTGATGGTGGGTGCAGTCGCGCTGCAAAAACCTGCCGTAGACATGAGCAGCATCCACGGCCTGGCGCGTTTGACCAGTGACTACGAGGTGCTGGTGGTGGCAGGCAATTCCCCTATCAAAACCATTGCCGACCTGGCCGCCCAAATGAAGGCGGGTTTGAAGAACGTACCGATTGCTGGCGGCTCTGCCGGTGGCGTAGACCATATGTTCGCGGGCGTGTTGGCGCGCGCCGTGGGGGCCAACCCCGAAGAGCTGAACTACCTGCCGTTTGCGGGGGGCACTGAAGTGGTGTCCGCCGTGCTGTCGGGCAAGGCGATGGTGGGTATTTCTGGCTTTAGCGAGTTCAGTGCCCAACTGGCGGGCGGCCAATTGCGGGCGATTGGGGTCTCTTCCAGAAAATCGATGTTCGGCATTCCTTCTATCCGGGACCAAGGCGTACAGGTGGAAATGGCCAACTGGCGCGGTGTGTTTACAGGCGCTGGCGTGGCTGCGGCCCGTCGCGACGAAATGGTAGAAGCCGTGCGCCGTGCCGCCGCCAATGACGGCTGGAAGTCCACGCTAAAGCAAAACAAGTGGGACGCGTCATGGCTCAGCGGCGCCGATCTCAATAGCTTTATTGACTTTGACCTGACCACCGCACGGGTCATGGTGCATTTGCTCAAGCTCAAGGCGTAA